Proteins found in one Mixophyes fleayi isolate aMixFle1 chromosome 8, aMixFle1.hap1, whole genome shotgun sequence genomic segment:
- the CIMIP4 gene encoding ciliary microtubule inner protein 4 produces the protein MWSNADQCHRDSKSRGGDPMSGRNDISQRTLENKQKELGNLIPAYIRHKYGSSVVDKLISPEQVRSCLRELQDSTQYSRAHGIHRRSMTSWLTQEYPRNMYDDLGQCLRSNIFPGVPINQRSLTQDSYTAAVNERGILDKHNKHHWYGRKTDDLAIWSQMLMKRNVIDKILQSQSKPFCIFPLPIRKNLLRDDPPPLPPPIEKPRKWIHKTKTKKPEVQPPPIAQPKQEDDFWDFYDKPIQ, from the exons ATGTGGAGTAATGCAGATCAATGCCACAGGGACAGTAAAAGTAGAGGAGGTGACCCTATGAGTGGCAGAAATGACATATCTCAAAGAACtttggaaaacaaacaaaaagaactaGGGAACCTTATACCAGCCTACATCCGGCACAAGTATGGTAGCTCTGTGGTTGACAAACTTATCTCTCCAGAGCAG GTGAGAAGCTGCCTGAGAGAACTACAGGACAGTACAcagtacagccgggcgcatggCATACACAGACGTAGCATGACATCCTGGCTCACACAGGAATATCCACGCAACATGTATGATGATCTAGGACAGTGTCTACGCAGTAATATATTCCCAG GGGTGCCCATAAACCAGCGCAGCTTGACGCAGGATTCCTACACTGCAGCTGTGAATGAACGAGGGATATTGGATAAACACAACAAACATCACTGGTATGGAAGGAAGACCGATGACTTAG CCATTTGGTCTCAAATGCTAATGAAGAGAAATGTCATTGACAAGATCCTCCAGAGCCAGTCGAAACCATTTTGCATCTTCCCTCTGCCCATTCGAAAAAATCTTCTCAGAGATGATCCTCCGCCGCTGCCACCACCAATCGAAAAGCCTAGAAAATGGATACACAAGACTAAGACTAAGAAGCCAGAGGTACAGCCTCCTCCCATTGCACAGCCCAAACAGGAGGATGACTTCTGGGACTTCTATGATAAACCTATTCAATGA